A part of Bacillus thuringiensis genomic DNA contains:
- a CDS encoding holin — translation MVSLAVMIGIVVGLSQIVKTIGLQTKYIPLLNLTLGILLGVLFLDGDIKTNVFQGIIIGLSASGLFDHTKIMKKDADVK, via the coding sequence GAATTGTAGTTGGTCTTTCACAAATCGTAAAAACAATTGGATTACAAACAAAATATATTCCGTTATTAAACTTAACGCTTGGCATTTTGCTAGGCGTTTTATTTTTGGACGGAGATATCAAAACAAATGTATTTCAAGGAATCATCATTGGGTTATCAGCAAGTGGCTTATTTGACCACACAAAAATTATGAAAAAGGATGCTGATGTAAAATGA
- a CDS encoding N-acetylmuramoyl-L-alanine amidase, whose translation MKKTLRHISSVVFAVILALSVATSAFADRTLIIPDLPKQPYRNGVGAYEGVVAHSTATPEAPAINIQKYESRTWRSAFVHYAVDWNETIQIADTKYISYGAGPGANKRFVHVELCETKDYEKFKRSYDKYIKLLAKILRDRGLSVEKGLWTHYDVTKYLGGTDHEDPLDYLKSHGVSEAQFRADVQRAYNNSSADVSVPEKPSKPAEVPTAVTDGIAYIEGYNVNLRKGPGTSYSKIRQLNKPEAYTVWAEKDGWLNLGGEQWIKNDPSYVKFSKKSTVDSSIVGKRVVSKVNNLRFYNAPSWQDKAVAGSLDAGLGFTIDAKVSVNGSPQYKVHNSKGKTYYVTANEAYVYVR comes from the coding sequence ATGAAAAAGACATTAAGACATATTTCTTCTGTAGTCTTTGCTGTTATTTTAGCTTTATCTGTTGCAACAAGTGCTTTTGCGGATAGAACACTTATTATTCCTGATTTACCGAAACAACCATACCGTAATGGTGTAGGTGCTTATGAGGGCGTTGTAGCACATTCGACAGCAACACCAGAAGCGCCAGCTATTAATATTCAAAAATATGAGTCTCGTACATGGCGTTCAGCATTCGTACATTATGCAGTTGATTGGAATGAAACAATCCAAATTGCTGATACGAAATACATTTCTTATGGTGCTGGACCAGGGGCAAATAAACGATTTGTTCATGTGGAATTATGCGAAACAAAGGATTATGAGAAATTCAAACGCAGCTATGATAAATACATTAAGTTATTAGCTAAAATTCTTCGTGATCGTGGATTATCTGTAGAAAAAGGGTTATGGACTCACTACGATGTGACTAAATATCTTGGCGGTACAGATCATGAAGATCCACTTGATTATTTAAAGTCTCATGGCGTTTCAGAAGCGCAATTTAGAGCAGATGTACAACGAGCATACAATAATTCTAGTGCAGACGTTTCTGTCCCTGAGAAGCCATCTAAACCAGCAGAAGTTCCAACAGCTGTAACAGACGGGATCGCGTATATTGAAGGTTATAATGTTAACTTACGTAAAGGACCTGGTACAAGTTATTCTAAGATTCGTCAGTTAAACAAACCAGAAGCTTATACTGTATGGGCTGAAAAGGATGGTTGGTTAAACCTTGGCGGTGAACAATGGATTAAAAATGATCCATCTTATGTGAAGTTTAGTAAGAAAAGCACGGTGGATTCTTCTATTGTAGGGAAGCGTGTTGTTTCAAAAGTTAACAATCTACGATTCTACAATGCTCCATCTTGGCAGGATAAAGCTGTTGCGGGTTCTTTAGATGCAGGGTTAGGGTTTACGATTGATGCAAAAGTAAGTGTTAATGGTTCACCACAATATAAAGTACACAATAGCAAAGGGAAAACATACTATGTAACAGCAAATGAAGCCTATGTGTATGTGAGGTAA